Proteins from one Desulfitobacterium chlororespirans DSM 11544 genomic window:
- a CDS encoding YcdB/YcdC domain-containing protein, with amino-acid sequence MTSLLKKELLRIATSVVKIPDDYELTIEDYPESDNAEGEAIFLWTDQKRDEAISVHLDAEGNLTYLSIDRQEKEPAAIAMDEVEKRKCAEQFLRIHYPDALRDLTFYKTKNLSHADRFYYEQIVMGLPLEHAGCYMDIDPLGEVVTFSYSYKGVSGIPEIPSTLISKEKLKEHIGHALQFRLKIHSLHSEVHDVEQDGLYLVYEPNVVFQTYRAANLSPEIKMSSDEGEGETYVSLPTLSLKKVRRDLGNEEVMGITENLEIIREVDMGEERGIVWRNRNWQMTEQDLSMSGFFRRQTEDTVKAFVSKSSGKVRSFIWFMERKGDRQLTREKCYTIAIEFLEWVIPEYFDFLQLTVPKARDENKENRDNDLKELFIFTFHNGHGISVDSIVTVAINRTTGLVDYYNGPDFDIEQLRQLPIKPAITEERAKEIFMDHLDFELKWDHAYGEEESDTLVYQLCDVKSRTPIRYIDAITGEVRH; translated from the coding sequence GTGACAAGTTTGCTGAAAAAGGAATTATTAAGAATTGCAACTTCAGTGGTAAAGATTCCTGACGATTATGAGCTGACTATTGAGGATTATCCTGAAAGCGACAACGCAGAAGGAGAAGCTATATTTTTATGGACCGATCAAAAGCGGGATGAGGCAATCTCTGTTCACCTTGATGCTGAAGGGAACTTAACCTATTTATCCATTGATCGGCAAGAGAAAGAACCCGCTGCCATAGCCATGGATGAAGTTGAAAAAAGAAAATGTGCGGAGCAATTTTTACGTATTCATTACCCTGATGCATTGAGAGATTTAACCTTCTATAAAACAAAAAATTTGTCCCATGCTGATCGTTTCTATTATGAACAAATCGTGATGGGCTTACCTTTAGAGCATGCCGGGTGTTATATGGATATCGACCCATTAGGAGAGGTTGTAACTTTTTCCTATTCTTATAAAGGAGTAAGTGGAATTCCAGAAATACCCTCTACTCTGATTTCTAAAGAAAAATTGAAGGAACACATAGGCCATGCTCTTCAATTCCGACTCAAGATTCATTCATTGCATAGTGAGGTCCATGATGTGGAACAAGACGGTCTTTATTTGGTATATGAGCCAAATGTCGTTTTTCAGACATATCGAGCGGCTAATTTAAGTCCGGAAATAAAGATGAGCAGTGATGAAGGGGAAGGTGAAACCTATGTTTCCCTGCCAACCCTCTCATTAAAGAAGGTTCGCCGAGACTTAGGAAATGAAGAAGTGATGGGTATTACGGAAAACCTTGAGATAATCCGTGAAGTGGATATGGGGGAAGAGAGGGGCATAGTCTGGCGGAATCGTAACTGGCAAATGACGGAACAGGATTTGTCGATGAGCGGCTTTTTTAGGCGGCAAACAGAAGATACGGTTAAGGCTTTTGTTTCCAAAAGCTCCGGAAAAGTAAGGAGCTTTATCTGGTTTATGGAGCGCAAGGGTGATAGGCAGCTGACCCGCGAAAAATGCTATACCATTGCCATTGAGTTTTTAGAATGGGTGATCCCGGAGTATTTCGACTTCCTTCAACTAACGGTACCCAAAGCTAGAGATGAAAATAAGGAAAATAGGGATAATGATCTAAAGGAATTGTTCATTTTTACATTTCACAATGGTCATGGTATATCCGTGGACTCCATAGTCACAGTTGCCATCAACCGTACTACAGGGCTGGTTGATTATTACAACGGACCTGATTTTGATATAGAACAGCTGCGGCAGTTGCCTATAAAACCAGCGATAACAGAAGAGAGAGCCAAGGAAATATTTATGGATCATTTGGATTTTGAGTTGAAATGGGACCATGCCTATGGTGAAGAAGAGTCAGATACGCTTGTTTACCAACTATGTGATGTTAAATCAAGAACTCCAATTCGCTATATTGATGCTATTACCGGGGAAGTTCGGCATTAG
- a CDS encoding GIY-YIG nuclease family protein, with amino-acid sequence MMDIKRKKQLLEEYKNRKPEMGVVSFRCLATGEAFLGAAKDTRAYFNSTRCKLSANRHPNQRLQELWNHYRENGFELSVLKVLKYEDPQVDHTDELEALREQCLAQDKQARRIWR; translated from the coding sequence ATGATGGATATAAAAAGAAAAAAACAACTTCTTGAGGAATATAAAAACAGAAAACCCGAAATGGGTGTCGTTTCTTTCCGCTGTCTTGCCACAGGAGAAGCTTTCCTTGGTGCTGCCAAAGATACCAGGGCTTATTTCAACAGTACCCGCTGTAAACTGTCAGCCAACCGGCACCCTAATCAACGGCTGCAAGAGCTTTGGAACCACTATAGAGAAAATGGGTTTGAATTGTCTGTGCTTAAAGTTTTGAAATACGAAGATCCTCAAGTTGATCACACAGATGAACTGGAAGCGCTGCGTGAGCAGTGTCTGGCCCAGGATAAACAAGCAAGGAGGATTTGGCGATGA
- a CDS encoding DUF5316 family protein, with translation MRFLGIGIMVSLATLIISWLVGNPEIIVNALLIIGLIPMAFSALFAGVFVSGDRMRGNYSGEDDFRKRMDISTKLFLLGLPSLLTAFAVYFIIK, from the coding sequence ATGAGGTTTTTGGGAATTGGGATAATGGTAAGTCTAGCGACACTAATAATTTCGTGGTTGGTTGGGAATCCAGAAATTATAGTCAATGCGTTATTAATTATTGGCTTAATTCCGATGGCGTTTTCGGCCCTATTTGCCGGAGTATTTGTTAGCGGAGATAGAATGAGAGGCAATTATTCTGGTGAAGATGATTTTCGAAAAAGAATGGATATATCAACAAAGCTGTTTTTACTGGGATTACCATCTCTGTTAACGGCGTTCGCAGTTTATTTCATTATTAAGTAA
- a CDS encoding choloylglycine hydrolase family protein: MCTAITLQSQQMENFFGRTMDFSYWIEPQLYVVPKNYVWNNSLNNHRFYNYYSFIGIGQESDGALGFFDGVNEKGFAAAALYFAGYAQYAMPMMHSGKKPVASLDFLHYILGCCGSVEELNIILQNLSLIGLPDPITQTVAPLHWIATDRNGKCVVIESTKNGLELFPNPLGVLTNSPDFQWQMTNLRNYLDVSPLQTPETYWGNIQLTPFGQGAGTRLLPGGYTSPERFVKTAYQKTHIPLPKNRIEAVMAGFHLMEGVSIPKGAVITERNTYDYTQYAVLMNTHACEYFFRTYDNSQIATASLWDHYEYSVRPSCLGKLNRPVVFEKMLT; this comes from the coding sequence ATGTGCACAGCAATCACATTACAATCCCAACAGATGGAGAATTTTTTCGGGCGAACCATGGACTTTTCTTATTGGATTGAACCACAGCTCTATGTAGTACCTAAAAATTACGTATGGAATAATAGTTTAAACAACCATAGGTTTTATAATTACTACAGTTTCATCGGCATTGGCCAGGAAAGCGATGGTGCACTGGGTTTTTTCGATGGTGTCAATGAAAAAGGCTTTGCCGCTGCAGCACTCTATTTTGCCGGTTATGCCCAATACGCCATGCCTATGATGCACTCGGGAAAGAAACCTGTTGCCTCTTTGGATTTTCTTCATTATATTTTAGGGTGCTGCGGCTCGGTCGAAGAACTAAACATAATCCTGCAGAACCTCTCCCTCATTGGTCTGCCCGATCCTATAACACAGACTGTTGCCCCATTGCATTGGATTGCCACAGACAGAAACGGAAAATGTGTCGTCATAGAATCCACCAAGAATGGTCTGGAACTCTTCCCCAATCCCCTCGGTGTTCTGACCAACAGCCCTGATTTTCAGTGGCAGATGACGAATTTAAGAAATTACCTGGATGTATCCCCCTTGCAGACCCCTGAAACTTATTGGGGAAACATTCAGTTGACGCCCTTCGGCCAGGGAGCGGGAACCAGGCTGCTGCCGGGGGGCTATACCTCCCCCGAACGATTCGTAAAAACTGCCTATCAAAAAACACATATACCACTGCCAAAGAACAGAATAGAAGCAGTAATGGCCGGCTTCCACCTCATGGAAGGCGTTTCTATTCCCAAAGGAGCAGTCATAACTGAGCGCAATACTTACGATTATACCCAGTATGCAGTTTTAATGAATACCCATGCTTGTGAGTATTTCTTCAGGACTTATGACAACAGCCAGATTGCAACGGCAAGCCTTTGGGATCATTATGAATATAGTGTACGGCCAAGCTGCCTGGGAAAACTAAATCGCCCGGTTGTGTTTGAAAAAATGCTTACTTGA
- a CDS encoding ABC transporter ATP-binding protein, whose product MIKKILSVVTGQGKALIATATMAFTAAGLLGAYLMYLVIDMLNHVHTYQEAGELTGLWIALLAIVLLKTLMAVVADMAKHFAGFEVVLTVRESMIKKLKQFSLGFYSKERLGEISTIIHKDVDNLEGVVGHFFSVMLSDILIALILGAWLFSQSPLLGLAMVSLLPLAVLMLVWGFRKNLRLQEKTNDDLADMVSLFVEYTKGIPLMKAFSENPAFEAKLRGSIEKFGVSARRQAKTVADYVGRFSLFFELSYAMMIITGALLLYRGSLEMGTFLLFIIFSMEFYKPFRKIEKYWLDYLQVKDSYRRVAGILEAPTVPAVATPRKSEAFDITYEKVNFSYETDEFALKNVDFRLPQGTLTALVGPSGSGKTTVTNLLLRFWDSQRGSIKVGGVDIREMDYDELLAKVSIVMQNVVLFADSIYENIRLGNRNATKEQVIEAAQKAQIHDFISSLPQGYETKVGENGVGLSGGQKQRISIARAFLKNAPIVVLDEITSHVDPVNETKIQQAISALAKDRTVLVIAHHLRTIQTADQLLVFDKGELVEQGTHTQLLEKKGIYARLWEAQEMAKGWKIA is encoded by the coding sequence ATGATCAAAAAAATTCTCTCGGTGGTAACCGGTCAGGGAAAAGCACTGATCGCCACAGCCACCATGGCTTTTACAGCAGCAGGTCTTTTAGGAGCTTATCTGATGTACTTGGTTATCGACATGCTGAATCATGTTCATACTTATCAGGAGGCCGGTGAGCTGACAGGACTGTGGATTGCTCTGTTGGCCATTGTACTGCTCAAAACCTTGATGGCAGTGGTGGCGGATATGGCCAAACACTTTGCTGGTTTTGAGGTGGTGCTCACTGTGCGGGAAAGCATGATCAAAAAGCTCAAGCAGTTCTCTTTGGGTTTTTACAGCAAGGAGCGGCTGGGTGAGATCAGCACCATCATCCATAAAGATGTGGACAATCTGGAGGGTGTGGTGGGGCATTTTTTCTCCGTGATGCTCAGCGATATTCTCATCGCCCTGATCCTTGGGGCCTGGCTTTTCAGCCAAAGTCCGCTTCTGGGGCTGGCCATGGTCTCCCTGCTGCCCCTGGCGGTGCTGATGCTGGTCTGGGGCTTTCGCAAAAATCTCAGATTGCAGGAAAAAACCAACGACGACTTGGCCGATATGGTCAGTTTGTTTGTGGAATACACCAAAGGCATTCCTTTGATGAAGGCCTTTTCAGAAAACCCGGCTTTCGAAGCCAAACTGCGGGGCAGCATCGAAAAATTCGGGGTAAGCGCCCGCCGGCAAGCCAAGACAGTGGCAGATTATGTGGGCAGGTTTTCGCTCTTCTTTGAGCTTTCTTATGCCATGATGATCATCACCGGCGCTTTGCTGCTGTACAGGGGAAGCCTGGAAATGGGGACCTTTTTGCTGTTTATTATTTTCAGCATGGAATTTTACAAGCCCTTTCGGAAGATTGAAAAATACTGGCTGGATTATCTCCAGGTCAAGGACAGCTACCGCCGGGTGGCGGGGATTCTGGAGGCCCCTACTGTGCCGGCGGTGGCAACACCCAGGAAGAGCGAAGCGTTTGACATCACCTATGAAAAGGTCAATTTCTCTTATGAAACCGATGAATTTGCCCTGAAAAATGTTGATTTCCGATTGCCCCAGGGAACCCTGACCGCCCTGGTAGGTCCCTCCGGGTCCGGTAAAACCACCGTTACCAACCTGCTGCTCCGTTTCTGGGATAGTCAAAGGGGTTCGATCAAAGTGGGCGGGGTGGATATCCGGGAGATGGATTACGATGAGCTGCTGGCTAAGGTCAGTATTGTTATGCAGAATGTGGTGCTCTTTGCCGACAGCATCTATGAAAATATCCGGTTGGGCAACCGGAATGCCACAAAGGAACAGGTGATTGAGGCGGCTCAAAAGGCTCAGATCCATGACTTTATCAGCAGTTTGCCCCAGGGCTATGAGACGAAGGTGGGGGAAAACGGGGTAGGCTTGTCAGGCGGTCAAAAACAGCGCATTTCCATTGCCCGGGCTTTCCTCAAAAATGCGCCGATTGTAGTGCTGGACGAAATTACCAGCCATGTTGATCCGGTCAATGAAACCAAAATCCAGCAGGCCATCAGCGCTTTAGCCAAGGACAGAACGGTGCTGGTGATCGCCCATCATCTGCGTACCATTCAGACCGCTGATCAGCTCCTTGTTTTTGATAAGGGGGAACTTGTGGAGCAAGGAACCCATACTCAGTTGCTTGAGAAAAAAGGGATATACGCCCGGCTCTGGGAGGCTCAGGAGATGGCTAAAGGATGGAAAATTGCCTAG
- a CDS encoding MarR family winged helix-turn-helix transcriptional regulator, with protein MNEVRSVKQQIGYDILNLAMTYVELDKQARCYGTDTQIFHAEIHMLSAIARHPGIHVGGLAELLGITKGSVSEIIKKLERKALVVKETDDYNQSKLSLRLTEKGEKAHCNHMHYHALLNGMVENELAGASEDEVQFLSRFLTAITTKAEELSHLIGD; from the coding sequence ATGAATGAAGTTAGAAGCGTCAAACAACAAATCGGCTACGATATTTTAAACTTAGCCATGACTTATGTGGAACTGGATAAACAGGCCCGTTGCTATGGAACCGATACACAGATTTTTCACGCGGAAATTCATATGCTGTCGGCCATTGCCAGGCATCCCGGTATTCATGTGGGAGGGTTGGCCGAACTTTTGGGGATTACCAAAGGGTCGGTTTCCGAAATTATCAAAAAGCTGGAGAGAAAGGCTCTGGTTGTCAAGGAAACAGATGATTACAATCAATCCAAGCTCTCCCTGCGGCTGACGGAGAAAGGAGAGAAAGCCCACTGCAATCATATGCACTATCATGCTCTTTTGAACGGTATGGTAGAGAATGAGTTGGCTGGGGCTTCGGAAGATGAGGTTCAGTTTTTGTCCCGCTTTTTAACCGCGATTACGACTAAAGCGGAAGAATTAAGTCATCTTATTGGCGATTAA
- a CDS encoding DUF6530 family protein — translation MNKDIVMTAEQYDLIDGRKAYRSDIKRLTLGAPTMADNKSMPIAAQVWKETAEGRLEISTELPLHQVIDLMILLSRTLLHFREAYRLPLLYDPEKPTVERLGVQGGVLAVAVCTENLDIKEDIQKFSQALNDLGELTGERLRVLTRILEELE, via the coding sequence ATGAACAAGGATATCGTAATGACTGCCGAGCAGTATGACCTCATCGACGGGAGAAAGGCTTATCGGTCGGATATCAAACGACTGACCCTGGGCGCACCCACCATGGCCGACAACAAATCTATGCCGATTGCCGCTCAAGTATGGAAAGAAACCGCAGAGGGCAGATTAGAAATCAGTACAGAACTGCCCCTTCATCAAGTCATCGATCTGATGATTCTCCTCAGCCGCACCCTGCTGCATTTTCGCGAAGCTTACCGGCTGCCGCTGCTCTATGATCCGGAGAAACCGACTGTGGAACGCCTTGGTGTCCAGGGGGGTGTTCTTGCCGTGGCTGTTTGCACTGAAAACCTGGATATCAAGGAGGACATTCAGAAATTTTCCCAAGCCCTCAATGATCTGGGCGAACTGACCGGGGAACGGCTGCGCGTGCTGACCCGCATTTTAGAAGAACTGGAGTAG
- a CDS encoding helix-turn-helix domain-containing protein encodes MDCAKVGRLILELRKEKGLTQQQVADRLNISNKTISKWERGLGCPDVTLWSGLSAVLGADIQKMLEGKLDPNLPDVGKIDKTQFYVCPTCGNILTSTGKASLACCGRKLQPLKPVPCTADHAITVEKLDLDYYLTLDHDMLKDHYISFVAYVLYDRMLLTRLYPEQSAEVRIPMLKKAGHLYVYCTRHGLQKYSGIWE; translated from the coding sequence ATGGACTGCGCCAAGGTAGGGCGTCTGATTTTAGAGCTGCGCAAAGAAAAGGGCCTGACCCAGCAGCAGGTTGCGGATAGGCTGAATATCAGCAACAAGACCATTTCCAAATGGGAGCGGGGTTTGGGTTGCCCTGATGTCACCCTTTGGTCCGGACTTTCAGCGGTGCTGGGGGCGGATATTCAAAAAATGCTGGAGGGAAAACTCGATCCCAACTTACCCGATGTAGGGAAGATTGATAAAACTCAATTCTATGTCTGTCCAACCTGTGGAAACATTCTGACCAGTACGGGGAAAGCTTCCCTCGCCTGCTGCGGACGAAAACTGCAGCCCTTAAAGCCCGTGCCCTGCACCGCAGATCATGCAATCACAGTGGAGAAGCTGGATCTGGACTATTATCTTACCCTTGACCATGACATGCTGAAAGACCACTATATTTCCTTTGTGGCTTATGTGCTCTATGACCGAATGCTGCTGACCCGCTTGTATCCGGAGCAAAGCGCGGAAGTCCGTATTCCTATGCTGAAAAAGGCCGGTCATCTGTATGTGTATTGCACAAGGCACGGCCTGCAAAAATATTCCGGTATTTGGGAGTAA
- a CDS encoding ABC transporter ATP-binding protein, with protein sequence MDTKILTKQIKAKNKAADSYMTVSVLSGIATTFLVVWLVNLFITEQASIQKIILAGAGLCLLQAMKAIFYALGTGRAHDAAYRSLAEIRLDIVSHLKKLPLSFFQKRKTGDLANIINHDVEQIEIYLAHAQPEIKITLLLPLLVTLAMLVLDWRLGLALVAPFPVMVLYQKVVYKLWDKTLKRYNQSTKEMSEDLIEYISTMPAIKAFATDEQKTDAVLTRMRSYISWVKKIMYTVSVPLSMVQMLLEIGLVLVVIVGTGLMISGQLSLIRFILALILANVFSSSLIRYMSFHHADIVLGRSVESIATITGENPRPDYPRDPSLGPGNIELRDVTFSYDGREEALKEVSLTFRENTINAIVGSSGSGKSTIASLIMGFWPVEQGRVTIGGKNIAAMNEGDLSGLVAIVQQDTFLFNATIAENIRIGRAGASRSEIMEAAQKARLHEMISELPEGYDTMVGEGGAKLSGGEKQRIAIARMMLKNAPIIILDEATAAIDPYNEHLIQEAITNLSQNKTLIMIAHHLNTIVNADQIIVMDAGRMIARGKHRELLDTCPLYQEMVQAQKKVDHWEIKQSQEVWT encoded by the coding sequence TTGGATACGAAAATCTTAACCAAACAAATCAAAGCCAAGAACAAAGCAGCGGATAGTTATATGACAGTGAGCGTATTGTCCGGCATTGCCACGACCTTTTTGGTGGTCTGGCTGGTCAATTTGTTTATAACCGAACAAGCGTCAATCCAGAAAATTATCCTGGCCGGAGCGGGCCTTTGCCTTTTGCAAGCCATGAAAGCCATTTTCTACGCCCTGGGAACCGGAAGGGCCCATGATGCGGCTTACCGCAGCTTGGCGGAAATCCGGTTGGATATAGTAAGCCATCTTAAAAAACTGCCCCTGAGTTTTTTTCAAAAGCGCAAAACCGGGGATTTGGCCAATATTATCAATCATGATGTGGAGCAGATTGAAATCTATCTCGCTCACGCCCAGCCGGAAATTAAAATCACCCTGTTGCTGCCCCTACTGGTGACCCTTGCCATGCTGGTCCTTGACTGGCGGCTGGGCCTGGCTTTAGTTGCACCTTTTCCGGTGATGGTGCTGTACCAAAAAGTTGTTTACAAGTTATGGGATAAAACCTTGAAACGCTATAATCAGAGTACGAAAGAAATGTCGGAAGACTTAATTGAATATATCTCCACCATGCCCGCCATCAAAGCCTTTGCCACCGATGAACAAAAAACCGATGCAGTCCTTACCCGTATGCGGTCCTATATCAGTTGGGTCAAAAAGATCATGTACACGGTTTCCGTTCCTTTAAGTATGGTTCAGATGCTGCTGGAAATCGGCCTGGTGCTGGTGGTGATCGTAGGGACGGGACTGATGATCAGCGGGCAGCTCTCCCTTATCCGTTTCATTCTGGCCCTGATTCTGGCTAATGTGTTTTCCAGCTCTTTAATCAGGTATATGTCCTTTCATCACGCCGATATTGTGCTGGGCCGTTCCGTGGAGAGCATTGCCACCATCACAGGTGAAAATCCCCGGCCGGATTATCCCCGAGACCCATCACTGGGTCCCGGAAATATTGAATTGCGGGATGTAACGTTCAGCTATGACGGCAGGGAGGAAGCCTTAAAAGAAGTCAGCCTCACTTTCCGGGAAAATACCATCAACGCCATTGTCGGCTCCTCCGGCTCCGGAAAATCCACCATTGCCAGCCTGATCATGGGTTTTTGGCCTGTGGAACAGGGAAGGGTAACCATCGGCGGAAAAAATATCGCAGCTATGAATGAGGGGGATTTGTCCGGACTGGTTGCCATCGTGCAGCAGGATACCTTCCTGTTTAACGCTACCATTGCGGAAAATATCCGCATCGGACGGGCCGGGGCAAGCAGGTCGGAAATCATGGAAGCCGCCCAAAAAGCCCGGCTCCACGAGATGATCAGCGAGCTGCCGGAGGGCTACGATACCATGGTGGGGGAAGGGGGGGCCAAGCTCTCCGGCGGGGAAAAACAGCGGATCGCCATTGCCCGCATGATGCTGAAAAATGCTCCCATCATTATTCTGGATGAAGCGACCGCCGCTATTGATCCGTATAACGAACATTTGATCCAGGAAGCGATTACCAATCTCAGTCAAAACAAAACCTTGATTATGATCGCCCATCATTTGAACACGATTGTCAATGCCGATCAGATCATCGTCATGGATGCAGGGCGGATGATTGCCAGGGGCAAACACCGGGAGCTGCTTGACACCTGCCCCCTTTATCAAGAGATGGTCCAAGCGCAGAAGAAAGTAGATCATTGGGAAATCAAGCAAAGCCAGGAGGTATGGACATGA
- a CDS encoding AAA family ATPase has translation MENRWILSPARQLTEEETSLVWQKPDTHIESEAERRISAEVYRNWARGEMKITTILLEGDAGSGKTQLAKALSANFGLPYTKVTCFADMDKSDILGSILPVLPEDKHRDEDGNKAEAVTYNYYPSEIVQAYEKGWLLEIQEPTVIRDAAVLMALNSALEPEGSINLPTRIAHRHPDFIAVITTNRGYNGCRPLNEALRDRVQHSEKMDLPAVEVMMERGLAKTGCTDQELLLTFARAIVLLDQTAKANAIKGVAGMRSYFFWVDAVLQGSETVEALYHKVIYKITTDPDEILILEQALAKQGMLAALEKVSEQSGRTQGEIMEIHAEGAMDAEFPAPAPTDMPAVALRKSADSAGHSADHEENSDPSQSSDQGEDGAPIYHELQPTSPEELEQQKRDFRKHLNQQAREMVKGSCHEKVNLIVHRPEATLAHHHEYEQIASGLRPVIRELVRKTFPLLEHEAATEFGKSRVYGTKFHAEKLASPDFRCFSQKCPPNEEPSLAVALRIDESASMSAFGRLTAAKQAAVAVYEFCASCGIPTLIYGDTADRSPLERMSLYSYIDYENPSLNDKYSLMAIQGHSNNRDGMALRILGEKLLQATQKTKLLISISDGQPKALPDYTGKVAIADMKEVIRDYSRKGILFLAAAIGQDKETLCDIYGPERYLDITDLRQLPARLVQIIAKYL, from the coding sequence ATGGAAAACAGGTGGATTCTGTCGCCGGCCAGACAGCTGACAGAGGAAGAGACATCCCTTGTCTGGCAAAAACCTGACACTCACATCGAAAGTGAAGCTGAGCGCCGCATCTCTGCAGAAGTGTACCGGAATTGGGCACGGGGTGAAATGAAAATAACCACTATTCTTTTGGAAGGAGATGCCGGCTCCGGCAAGACACAGCTTGCCAAAGCCCTCTCGGCCAACTTTGGTCTGCCTTATACGAAAGTGACCTGCTTCGCCGATATGGATAAATCCGACATCCTGGGTTCCATCCTGCCCGTACTGCCGGAAGATAAGCATAGAGATGAAGACGGGAACAAGGCTGAAGCCGTAACCTACAACTATTATCCCTCGGAAATTGTGCAGGCTTATGAAAAGGGATGGCTGTTGGAGATTCAGGAACCTACGGTTATCCGGGACGCGGCGGTGCTGATGGCTCTTAACTCGGCTTTAGAGCCGGAAGGCAGTATCAATCTGCCCACCCGGATTGCCCATCGTCATCCCGATTTTATCGCAGTCATTACCACAAACCGCGGCTACAACGGTTGCCGCCCCTTGAACGAGGCTTTGCGTGACCGTGTGCAGCACAGTGAGAAGATGGATCTGCCTGCTGTGGAAGTCATGATGGAACGAGGGTTGGCTAAAACCGGCTGCACCGATCAGGAACTTCTGCTGACCTTTGCCCGGGCCATCGTCTTGCTGGATCAAACTGCCAAAGCCAACGCCATCAAGGGTGTGGCCGGTATGCGTTCCTACTTTTTCTGGGTGGATGCCGTCCTGCAGGGTTCAGAAACGGTGGAGGCCCTCTATCACAAGGTCATTTATAAAATCACCACCGATCCCGATGAAATCCTTATTCTTGAACAAGCTCTGGCAAAACAGGGCATGTTGGCAGCCCTGGAAAAGGTATCCGAACAGTCAGGGAGAACCCAGGGCGAGATCATGGAAATCCACGCCGAAGGAGCTATGGATGCCGAGTTCCCCGCCCCGGCACCGACTGATATGCCGGCGGTTGCCCTGCGCAAGTCAGCCGACAGCGCAGGCCACTCCGCTGATCATGAAGAAAACTCCGACCCTAGTCAAAGCTCGGATCAGGGTGAGGATGGGGCTCCCATCTATCATGAGCTGCAGCCAACTTCCCCTGAGGAATTGGAGCAGCAAAAGCGGGATTTTCGCAAGCATCTCAACCAGCAGGCCCGGGAAATGGTCAAGGGATCTTGCCACGAGAAGGTCAATCTGATTGTCCACCGTCCGGAAGCAACTCTTGCTCATCATCATGAATATGAGCAGATTGCCTCCGGACTGAGGCCGGTTATCCGGGAATTGGTACGGAAAACCTTTCCGCTGTTGGAACATGAAGCAGCCACGGAATTCGGAAAATCCCGTGTTTATGGAACGAAGTTCCATGCCGAAAAGCTGGCTTCCCCTGATTTTCGCTGCTTTTCCCAGAAGTGCCCGCCCAATGAAGAACCTTCTCTGGCGGTAGCACTGCGCATTGACGAATCGGCCTCCATGAGTGCCTTTGGGCGGTTAACTGCCGCCAAACAAGCGGCTGTGGCAGTTTACGAATTTTGTGCAAGCTGCGGCATACCCACCTTGATTTACGGGGACACGGCAGACCGCTCACCTTTGGAGCGGATGTCCCTTTACTCCTATATTGACTATGAGAATCCATCCCTGAACGACAAGTATTCTCTCATGGCGATTCAAGGACACAGCAACAACCGGGACGGCATGGCCCTGCGCATCCTGGGCGAAAAACTGCTGCAAGCGACCCAAAAGACTAAGCTGCTCATCAGCATCAGCGACGGTCAGCCCAAGGCTCTGCCGGACTATACCGGCAAAGTTGCCATAGCCGATATGAAAGAAGTTATCAGGGACTACAGCCGCAAGGGCATCCTGTTTCTGGCCGCCGCCATCGGGCAGGATAAAGAGACCCTTTGTGATATTTACGGGCCGGAACGCTATCTGGACATCACCGATTTACGACAGCTTCCGGCCCGGCTGGTTCAAATCATTGCCAAATATCTCTAG